The Ancylothrix sp. D3o genome has a window encoding:
- a CDS encoding adenylate/guanylate cyclase domain-containing protein, translating to MNSNYSPLIPASILVVDDTPNNVRLLSAILTKQGYHVRKALNGERALATVQEFPPDLILLDVMMPEMNGYEVCQKLKASPKTRGIPVIFLSALDDVSDKVKAFDVGGVDYITKPFHHHEVLARVANHLTIQNQQKILEDQRKLLEEKNQRLETEITERNRVELALRVAQEKSERLLLNIFPARIAENLKKGEGTLAERFESATVLFADLVNFTSLASRISPLELVSLLNDIFSNFDNLTEKYNLEKIKTIGDAYMVAGGLPVPQEDHAEAIANMALDIQQFINNFKTDIGENFEIRMGIHTGPVVAGVIGTKKFIYDLWGDTVNLASRMESQGLPGFIQVTEAMQEKLKDKYVFEARGMLDVKGKGEMMTYWLKGKKL from the coding sequence ATGAACAGCAATTACTCTCCTTTAATTCCCGCAAGTATTCTGGTGGTTGACGATACGCCCAATAATGTGCGTTTGTTGTCGGCAATTTTAACAAAGCAAGGCTATCATGTTCGCAAAGCGCTTAACGGAGAACGCGCCCTTGCAACGGTGCAGGAGTTTCCGCCCGATTTAATTTTGCTCGATGTAATGATGCCGGAAATGAATGGCTATGAAGTTTGCCAAAAATTGAAAGCTTCTCCCAAAACTCGCGGCATCCCAGTAATTTTTTTGAGCGCCCTGGATGATGTTTCTGATAAGGTGAAAGCTTTTGATGTGGGTGGGGTTGATTATATCACAAAACCGTTTCACCATCACGAAGTTTTGGCGCGGGTTGCTAATCATTTAACCATTCAAAATCAACAAAAAATTTTGGAAGACCAAAGAAAACTATTAGAAGAGAAAAACCAACGCTTAGAAACAGAAATTACAGAGCGAAATCGCGTTGAGTTGGCTTTACGCGTCGCTCAAGAAAAATCGGAACGTTTGTTACTTAATATTTTCCCGGCCCGCATAGCAGAAAATTTGAAAAAAGGTGAAGGAACTTTAGCCGAAAGATTTGAATCGGCGACGGTTTTGTTTGCAGATTTAGTTAATTTTACGTCGCTGGCATCAAGAATTTCTCCTCTTGAGTTGGTGAGTTTACTCAATGATATTTTTTCTAATTTTGACAACCTCACAGAAAAGTACAATTTAGAGAAAATTAAAACGATAGGCGATGCTTATATGGTGGCGGGAGGATTGCCGGTACCCCAGGAAGATCATGCGGAGGCTATTGCAAATATGGCTTTAGATATCCAGCAATTTATTAACAATTTTAAAACAGATATTGGTGAGAATTTTGAAATCAGAATGGGCATTCATACGGGGCCGGTAGTGGCCGGTGTGATCGGTACAAAAAAGTTTATTTATGACTTGTGGGGAGATACGGTAAATCTTGCTTCTCGCATGGAATCTCAAGGTTTACCTGGGTTTATTCAAGTCACAGAGGCGATGCAAGAAAAATTAAAAGATAAGTATGTTTTTGAAGCACGAGGAATGCTTGATGTGAAAGGCAAAGGTGAGATGATGACCTATTGGTTAAAAGGGAAAAAATTATAA
- the glcD gene encoding glycolate oxidase subunit GlcD — protein sequence MIAIDKQQTNWKPIIKEFEAALGKTGVVQRKEELLTYECDGLTSYRQRPALVVLPRTTEQVSEVIKICDKYNIPWVARGSGTGLSGGALPVENCVLIVTALMRKILKIDLENQRVVVQPGVINNWVTQAVSGAGFYYAPDPSSQIICSIGGNVAENSGGVHCLKYGVTTNHVLGLKLVLPDGSIVDVGGEVAEMPGYDLTGLFVGSEGTLGIATEITLRILKYPESVCVVLADFTNIEAAGNSVSDIIAAGIIPGGMEIMDNLSINAVEDVVATGCYPRDAEAILLVELDGLEVEVATNKKRVAEICLKNGARNITSANDPETRLKMWKGRKAAFAAAGHLSPDYYVQDGVIPRTQMAYVLKEMEELSKKYGYRIANVFHAGDGNLHPLVLYDNSVPGALEVVEELGGEILKLCVRVGGSISGEHGVGADKKCYMPDMFSETDLETMQWVREVFNPKGLANPGKMFPTPKTCGEAARAKMEKNLAGVELF from the coding sequence ATGATTGCCATAGATAAACAACAGACTAACTGGAAACCCATTATCAAAGAATTTGAAGCCGCTCTGGGAAAAACCGGCGTTGTGCAGCGCAAAGAAGAATTACTAACCTATGAATGTGATGGACTCACCAGCTACCGGCAACGTCCCGCCCTAGTTGTTTTACCCCGCACCACAGAACAAGTTTCCGAAGTTATAAAAATCTGCGATAAATATAACATTCCTTGGGTTGCCAGAGGCTCCGGCACCGGCTTATCGGGGGGTGCATTGCCGGTGGAAAACTGCGTTTTAATTGTCACCGCCTTAATGCGAAAAATCCTAAAAATTGATTTAGAAAATCAGCGGGTTGTTGTACAGCCTGGGGTGATAAATAACTGGGTAACACAAGCAGTAAGCGGCGCCGGTTTTTATTATGCCCCTGATCCTTCCAGTCAAATTATTTGCTCAATTGGTGGCAACGTTGCCGAAAATTCGGGAGGCGTTCATTGCCTGAAATATGGAGTTACAACCAACCACGTTTTAGGGTTAAAATTAGTTTTGCCGGATGGTTCGATTGTTGATGTGGGTGGCGAGGTAGCAGAGATGCCTGGGTATGATTTAACCGGCCTTTTTGTGGGTTCAGAAGGAACGCTGGGAATTGCCACAGAAATTACTTTAAGAATTTTAAAATACCCGGAATCAGTTTGTGTGGTCTTAGCAGATTTTACGAACATTGAAGCGGCGGGAAATAGCGTTTCTGATATTATCGCTGCCGGTATTATTCCTGGAGGAATGGAAATCATGGATAACCTGAGCATTAATGCCGTTGAAGATGTGGTAGCAACTGGATGTTATCCGCGAGATGCTGAAGCAATTTTGCTGGTTGAATTGGATGGGTTAGAAGTAGAAGTGGCGACGAATAAAAAGCGGGTGGCTGAGATTTGTTTAAAGAATGGGGCGCGGAATATTACTAGCGCCAATGACCCAGAAACCCGTTTAAAAATGTGGAAAGGACGTAAAGCAGCATTTGCGGCTGCCGGTCATCTCAGCCCGGATTATTATGTACAAGATGGGGTAATTCCGCGCACACAAATGGCGTATGTTTTGAAAGAGATGGAGGAGTTAAGTAAGAAATATGGCTACCGCATTGCAAATGTGTTTCATGCGGGTGATGGCAATTTACACCCGTTGGTTTTGTATGATAATTCGGTGCCGGGTGCTTTAGAAGTTGTCGAAGAATTAGGGGGAGAAATTCTGAAACTTTGTGTAAGAGTTGGGGGGAGTATTTCTGGCGAACATGGCGTTGGGGCGGATAAGAAATGTTATATGCCAGATATGTTCAGCGAGACAGATTTAGAGACGATGCAGTGGGTGCGAGAAGTTTTTAATCCGAAGGGTTTAGCTAATCCTGGGAAGATGTTTCCGACGCCTAAAACTTGTGGAGAAGCGGCGAGGGCTAAGATGGAGAAAAATCTGGCCGGTGTGGAATTGTTTTAA
- a CDS encoding carbon dioxide-concentrating mechanism protein CcmK yields the protein MSFAVGMVEVKGLPPALAVADAMVKAARVTLVGYEKVSGARYTIIVRGNVSDVQTSVAAGVQAVKAVNTQEDLLLSYHYIPRPHENIECVLLPSLTSETAQFRVF from the coding sequence ATGTCATTTGCAGTAGGCATGGTTGAGGTGAAAGGTCTTCCCCCAGCGCTTGCGGTGGCAGATGCGATGGTTAAAGCCGCCCGTGTTACGCTGGTGGGTTATGAAAAGGTGAGCGGCGCTCGTTATACGATCATTGTCCGGGGTAATGTCTCAGATGTGCAAACCTCTGTAGCGGCTGGAGTGCAAGCTGTCAAGGCAGTTAATACACAAGAAGACTTATTGCTCTCTTATCATTATATCCCCCGCCCCCATGAAAATATCGAATGCGTACTTCTGCCCAGTTTAACCTCAGAAACCGCTCAGTTTCGGGTTTTCTAA
- a CDS encoding aspartyl protease family protein, producing the protein MGIVKTTITVTNQIDEILAERGFIRANEIRSLTIENVLVDTGASRLCLPADIVSQLGLTQAGEIIGHTAVGTRNFRLFQNVKLSIAGREGVYNCVELAGGEEPLVGVIPLEDLGLEPDLRNQQLKVLPDKGKDTYLRV; encoded by the coding sequence ATGGGAATTGTCAAAACTACTATCACGGTGACAAACCAGATTGATGAAATTTTAGCCGAACGGGGATTTATTCGGGCCAATGAAATCCGTTCCCTGACGATAGAGAATGTTTTGGTAGACACCGGCGCCAGTCGGCTTTGTTTACCGGCAGATATTGTTAGTCAATTAGGTTTAACCCAGGCCGGTGAAATTATCGGCCACACAGCAGTCGGTACCAGAAACTTTCGTTTGTTCCAAAATGTCAAACTGTCAATTGCTGGTCGAGAGGGAGTATATAATTGTGTGGAATTGGCTGGCGGTGAGGAGCCTTTGGTGGGGGTAATTCCTTTGGAAGATTTGGGATTAGAACCTGATTTAAGGAATCAACAATTGAAAGTTTTACCCGACAAAGGTAAAGATACTTATCTGCGCGTCTAA
- a CDS encoding DUF3611 family protein: MTERFEPPALPPSVRRVIPQFRFFGWASFWVQLVLAVIAGLIFIFAGFSASVRAPGGAAAGSSGSGPGILFAVLGLIALGVSIYWSFRYTRLALQLQSANPNLRPKRTTAANLLRQGLMLNLTGMGFSLVGAESIAGILFGKILSQPQGGFVVSDPSAYTRIIQPVDIFVVLGNTHITFAHFIGIVTSLWLINSVNKDEG, encoded by the coding sequence ATGACAGAAAGATTTGAACCTCCCGCCTTACCACCCTCTGTGCGGCGTGTTATACCGCAGTTTCGATTTTTTGGCTGGGCGAGTTTTTGGGTACAGTTAGTATTAGCCGTGATTGCCGGCCTGATTTTTATATTTGCCGGTTTTTCTGCCAGTGTGCGAGCGCCTGGTGGTGCTGCTGCTGGTAGTAGCGGAAGTGGACCCGGAATTTTATTTGCCGTTTTAGGGTTAATTGCATTAGGGGTAAGTATTTATTGGTCTTTTCGATATACTCGCCTGGCGTTGCAACTGCAATCAGCTAATCCCAACCTCCGACCAAAAAGAACCACCGCCGCAAATTTATTACGGCAAGGTTTAATGTTAAATTTGACAGGAATGGGGTTTAGTTTGGTTGGTGCAGAATCGATAGCCGGGATTTTGTTTGGCAAAATTTTATCACAACCGCAGGGTGGTTTTGTGGTGAGTGATCCTTCTGCTTACACGCGAATTATTCAGCCGGTGGATATTTTTGTTGTGTTAGGAAATACGCATATTACGTTTGCTCATTTTATCGGGATTGTCACTTCCTTATGGCTGATTAATTCAGTGAATAAAGATGAGGGGTGA
- a CDS encoding site-specific DNA-methyltransferase — translation MLVNEDNPVSVSLSADKPTIAKKVTPHTDLKKLNLNWSEKDLPEKERTKHVHRLHPYLGKYIPQLVEVFLRKYFSPGQLVIDPFVGSGTTLVQANELGINSIGYDVSAFNIMLSQVKTDEYDIKQVRQEVTDILEKTKAATQTESYQLSLWDINPNIQPLCETDNQYLQEWFAPQSLKELLTYCQLISRHGYRYQNLLKIILSRSARSARLTKHYDLDFPKKPQTEPYWCYKHSKNCQPTTEAFKFLNQYSIDTVKRLEEFAAVRTKATVKVFHADSRKTVFPSIDGMITSPPYVGLIDYHQQHAYAYHLVGLEDKRHEEIGAAANGCSQKAKRQYQQDIAQVFSRVIEAMPSGSPLIVVAGDKDNLYPEIANIIGVEVESIIQRHVNRRTGRRSSDFYESIFIWRKR, via the coding sequence ATGCTGGTCAACGAGGATAATCCTGTATCGGTATCCCTGAGCGCAGATAAACCAACAATCGCAAAAAAAGTTACACCACATACAGATTTAAAAAAACTAAATCTGAACTGGAGTGAGAAAGATTTGCCGGAAAAAGAACGGACAAAGCACGTTCACAGGCTACACCCCTACCTCGGTAAATATATACCCCAATTAGTAGAAGTTTTTTTAAGAAAATACTTCTCTCCTGGCCAATTAGTGATTGATCCTTTTGTTGGATCGGGTACAACTTTAGTGCAGGCGAATGAGTTGGGAATTAATTCAATTGGCTATGATGTATCTGCTTTTAATATCATGCTTTCTCAAGTCAAAACAGATGAGTATGATATCAAGCAAGTTCGTCAAGAAGTTACGGACATCCTAGAAAAAACAAAAGCGGCTACTCAAACAGAGAGTTATCAACTGAGTTTGTGGGATATCAACCCTAATATTCAGCCATTATGTGAAACAGATAACCAATATCTGCAAGAATGGTTCGCCCCTCAATCTCTTAAAGAGTTGCTTACCTACTGCCAGTTAATTAGCAGACACGGTTATAGGTATCAAAATTTGCTTAAGATTATCCTTTCTCGCTCAGCACGGTCGGCTCGTTTAACGAAACATTATGATTTAGATTTTCCTAAAAAGCCACAAACCGAACCATACTGGTGTTATAAGCATTCTAAAAATTGTCAACCCACTACCGAAGCATTCAAGTTTTTAAATCAGTACAGTATTGATACTGTTAAAAGGCTAGAAGAATTTGCAGCGGTTCGTACAAAAGCTACTGTTAAAGTATTCCATGCTGATAGTCGAAAAACAGTTTTTCCATCGATTGATGGAATGATTACAAGCCCCCCCTATGTTGGCTTAATAGACTACCACCAACAACACGCTTATGCCTATCATTTGGTTGGTTTAGAAGATAAAAGACATGAAGAGATTGGTGCTGCTGCTAATGGTTGTAGCCAAAAAGCCAAGCGCCAATACCAACAAGATATTGCTCAAGTATTCAGCCGCGTAATTGAAGCGATGCCAAGCGGTTCTCCGCTCATAGTAGTAGCCGGGGATAAAGATAATCTATATCCTGAAATCGCTAACATTATTGGGGTTGAAGTAGAAAGCATTATTCAACGGCACGTTAACCGCAGAACAGGAAGACGATCTAGTGATTTTTACGAATCTATTTTTATATGGCGAAAACGCTAA
- a CDS encoding TdeIII family type II restriction endonuclease gives MSAISYRTRASIKAYLEVFIENLVEKYRKRNLPSVDGSTPYLKQKSSKGRLKPFHAAIISPEMLRLNEFERGFSTSLGTTFEECAKLIAFEHHREAHRSYDITGEVSQAAINEIERQIAIFEISSKSQRQKPSLEEMIQSVFNARKDDDLVTRTSRADLYILTKEGKHLFFEIKSPQPNKGQCFEVTQRLLRFHLLSAKNYPRVEAYYAMAYNNFGPNRSDYKNSLVKTYTPFDDSVIIGQEFWHIVGGETAYEELLEIYEEVGREKSKYIIDALAFGF, from the coding sequence ATGTCAGCTATTAGCTATAGGACACGCGCCTCTATAAAAGCCTATTTAGAGGTTTTTATCGAAAACCTTGTTGAGAAATATAGAAAGCGAAATTTACCTTCTGTTGATGGTTCCACACCCTATTTAAAACAAAAATCATCAAAAGGACGGCTAAAACCGTTCCATGCTGCTATTATTTCACCCGAAATGCTGCGTCTAAATGAATTTGAACGCGGTTTTAGCACCAGCTTGGGAACAACATTTGAGGAGTGTGCGAAACTTATTGCTTTTGAACATCACAGGGAAGCTCATCGTAGTTATGATATTACAGGTGAAGTTAGCCAAGCAGCTATTAATGAAATTGAACGCCAAATAGCAATTTTTGAAATTTCCTCAAAGAGCCAACGTCAAAAACCCTCGTTAGAAGAAATGATTCAAAGTGTTTTCAACGCGAGGAAAGATGATGATTTAGTAACTCGAACATCTCGCGCTGATCTGTACATCCTGACCAAAGAAGGAAAACATCTTTTTTTTGAGATAAAATCTCCTCAACCCAATAAAGGGCAATGCTTTGAAGTAACTCAACGGCTTTTGAGATTTCATCTGTTATCTGCTAAAAATTATCCTAGGGTAGAAGCATATTATGCAATGGCTTATAATAATTTCGGCCCCAATCGTTCTGATTACAAAAATTCTCTGGTTAAAACTTACACCCCATTTGATGACTCGGTAATCATTGGACAGGAATTTTGGCATATTGTAGGAGGGGAAACAGCTTATGAAGAACTCTTAGAAATTTACGAAGAAGTTGGGCGGGAAAAGAGCAAGTATATAATTGATGCTCTTGCCTTTGGATTCTAA
- the purU gene encoding formyltetrahydrofolate deformylase → MSSPTATLLVSCPDQRGLVAMLANFIFSHGGNIIHADHHTDFAAGLFLSRLEWQLEGFDLRREEIGPVFGEIANKLNARWELHFSDSVRRMAIWVSRQDHCLLDLLWRWRAKEFLAEVPLMISNHPNLRDVAEQFGIDFYHLPVTKETKKEAEKRQFDLLREYKIDLVVLAKYMQVLTDDFLGVFPQVINIHHSFLPAFAGANPYERAYERGVKIIGATAHYVTAELDAGPIIEQDVVRVSHRDDTEDLIRKGKDLERVVLARAVRLHLQNRVLVYGNKTVVFE, encoded by the coding sequence ATGAGTAGTCCAACTGCGACGCTTTTGGTGTCTTGTCCCGATCAGCGGGGTTTGGTGGCGATGCTGGCAAATTTTATTTTTTCTCATGGGGGGAATATTATTCATGCTGACCATCATACGGATTTTGCGGCGGGTTTGTTTTTGAGCCGGCTTGAGTGGCAATTGGAGGGGTTTGATTTGAGGCGTGAGGAAATTGGGCCGGTGTTTGGCGAGATTGCAAATAAGTTAAATGCTCGCTGGGAGTTACATTTTTCTGATTCGGTGCGACGGATGGCAATTTGGGTAAGCCGGCAGGATCATTGTTTGTTAGATTTGCTTTGGCGCTGGCGCGCTAAGGAGTTTTTGGCGGAGGTTCCTTTGATGATTAGTAATCATCCGAATTTAAGGGATGTAGCAGAGCAGTTTGGAATTGATTTTTATCATCTTCCTGTGACGAAGGAAACAAAAAAGGAGGCGGAAAAAAGGCAGTTTGATTTGTTGCGGGAGTATAAGATTGATTTGGTGGTTTTGGCTAAGTATATGCAGGTTTTGACGGATGATTTTTTGGGGGTTTTTCCGCAGGTGATTAATATTCACCATTCATTTTTGCCGGCTTTTGCGGGGGCAAATCCCTATGAGCGGGCGTATGAAAGGGGGGTTAAAATTATTGGGGCGACGGCGCATTATGTGACGGCTGAGTTGGATGCTGGGCCAATTATTGAGCAGGATGTTGTGCGGGTGAGTCATCGGGATGATACGGAGGATTTGATTCGTAAGGGGAAGGATTTGGAGCGGGTGGTTTTGGCGCGTGCGGTGCGGTTGCATTTGCAAAATCGGGTTTTAGTTTATGGGAATAAGACGGTGGTTTTTGAGTAG
- a CDS encoding AI-2E family transporter: MQLGKWIGLLALVLSLYILWQIRQVLLLVFAAVVLATALNRLARRLQKLGIWRTIAVLLSVLIFVGILFIFFLIIVPPFIAQYQELTTTKLPQVAKLLNTWRNQLRTIIPPQLNQYLPDINTLNQQILPDIQSLATRLLNSSFAFFSSSLGALINFLLVIILTIMLLAQPIAYRKAFVRLFPSFYRRRIEGILDRCEEALGRWIVGALISMTVVGLLSVIGLSVLHVQLALAQGVLAGLLNFIPNIGPTLSVVLPMGIALLDAPWKSLAVLILYLVIQQFESNFLTPYVMAQQVALLPAITLLSQVFFATFFGFLGFLLALPLTVVGQVWVQEILIKDVLDKWRLSAEKEAALAAEPLGDQGYERADEPVYVDQTHQTSQKSEQQNKENPPTDNGTKYLEPEDKD, from the coding sequence GTGCAACTCGGTAAATGGATCGGCCTTTTAGCCCTTGTACTTTCTCTTTACATACTCTGGCAAATTCGTCAAGTATTATTATTAGTATTTGCCGCCGTTGTTTTAGCAACAGCCTTAAACCGGCTCGCCCGTAGATTACAAAAACTCGGCATCTGGCGCACCATAGCCGTACTCTTATCTGTACTCATTTTTGTTGGCATCCTCTTCATATTTTTTCTAATAATTGTCCCCCCCTTCATTGCCCAATATCAAGAACTAACCACAACCAAATTACCCCAAGTTGCAAAACTTCTCAATACCTGGCGCAATCAACTTAGAACCATAATCCCGCCGCAACTCAACCAATATCTGCCAGACATCAACACCCTTAACCAACAAATTTTACCAGACATCCAATCCTTAGCCACACGCCTACTTAATAGCTCCTTTGCCTTTTTCTCAAGTTCCTTGGGAGCCTTAATTAACTTCTTACTCGTCATCATTTTAACCATCATGCTCCTCGCACAACCAATCGCTTATAGAAAAGCTTTTGTGCGACTTTTTCCCTCATTTTACCGGCGCCGAATTGAAGGCATTTTAGACCGCTGCGAAGAAGCATTAGGCCGGTGGATAGTCGGCGCATTAATTAGCATGACAGTTGTAGGCTTATTAAGCGTTATAGGCTTATCAGTTCTGCACGTTCAACTCGCCCTTGCTCAAGGAGTATTAGCCGGCCTCCTCAACTTTATTCCTAACATTGGCCCCACTCTCAGCGTCGTTTTACCAATGGGAATCGCCCTTTTAGATGCTCCCTGGAAATCCTTAGCCGTACTTATTTTATACCTGGTCATCCAGCAATTTGAAAGCAACTTTCTTACCCCCTATGTCATGGCGCAACAAGTCGCCTTATTACCCGCCATCACCCTTTTATCACAAGTCTTTTTTGCCACATTTTTCGGCTTTTTAGGCTTTTTGCTTGCCCTACCCCTCACCGTCGTAGGACAAGTTTGGGTGCAAGAAATTTTGATCAAAGACGTACTCGATAAATGGCGACTATCCGCAGAAAAAGAAGCAGCCCTAGCCGCCGAACCTCTCGGCGACCAAGGATACGAAAGAGCCGATGAGCCGGTTTATGTTGATCAAACTCATCAAACTTCCCAAAAGTCAGAACAACAAAACAAAGAAAACCCCCCAACAGACAATGGGACCAAATACTTAGAGCCAGAAGACAAAGACTAA